The genomic stretch GGTCTGCTCGTAGGCCAGACGTTCGCTGAGGTGGCACCAATTAAACCTGTGCAGGTACTGGCACAGTAAAAGGGAGAGCAGGTGAGGATCGATATGTTGTTTGATTGATCATAATTGACAGTACTGATCAATGTGAGGAGAAAAAGACATTTTTAAGCTGTGGTGAATCgagcacttaaagggatattccgccactctcatctggcgtaataataaaggcaagttgcaaacgtaccatgggcgcagtgatataaGGCACTACTAccgcttgttgtctatggggactattttcagatgctgcgtgatatcactgcgcccatggtacgtttgcaacttgccttgattattaagccagatgagagtgtagttccatgtcaaatcagcctagaaaaaaacaccaggtttcattttcagctggtcttattgcactttataacttgagaagagaaaaatcttagtcacttttaaacatgatgctactggtctaatccgattcaatgatctacgCTAGGCTGAAGCCAAAAGTTGtaccgccagactcacagaatggctggatgaacgggaaaaggtaaatatcaattgttttggtcgaggggaggtggaaaattcgcttatttccaaaaatggcggaatatccctttaatcaaTCCCTACGTACTTACACAACTATCAACAAAAAAGCATACACTCGAGTAAAATTCAGTCTCTCCCTGGCTATTTATCCATCCAATTCATGCAAGCGATCCATTTCATGCAAGAGGTTGTTGACAAAATAAATATGCACCTTCATGGACCAGAGGTCCGCAGCAAAGCGGCTTTTCTTGCGGTTTCCAATGGGCGTGTTATTGAGGGTGATGGCCACCCTTTTGGCTATGCGCTTGTCTCTGAACTCCACCCAGCCCTCAGTGAAACTGCTGGCATTACTGCCggacttctttttcttcctacGGATCATTCGGCCTGGTGGCAGAAACAAGACATGGTCAATCATAGTGCATAGTGCATTCATCACTGATCAATTCACCTACATCAATTTTATTATGattaatgataacaataatcataataataacaacaacaacaatatatagtatagtatagtgtatagTGTTTTTCAGGACACTTCTAGACACTACACAAGCTCATCATCACGCTAGGCGTTTCATTTTACTATGACTGAGTTCTTACTTTCAGGCATCAGGAAAATTCTCCCAATTTCTCCATAAGCACCAAGCATGGTCCTAAGATATCTGGGTCGTAACCTGGGAGGTATATGTCCGATATACACTATTCCTGGTACAGTCTTTTTGCCGCTTTTCAAATCTTGTTCATCTCCCTCATCCAAGAATTGGTCCTCTTCACCAAGATCGGCTGTGCCGTCGTCTTCTTCATGGTCCACCTCTGaaccatcctcttcctcctcttcttcttcctgatCTTCGATGTGGACTTCAGCAGCGCATTCACTCTGACCAACATCTTTTGCCAGATCAGTCTGTTCTGCAGTTATTTCGTCACTGGTCACATCTTCAGTCACTTTTACATAACGTTCTTGTTCTGTCGTCATTCTGTAGAGAGACAATATAGTGAATAGCTGAAGAGTGGAAACACAGGAAAATATTAGCGTCACATTTTTAACCCTTTTCAACATGttcatttggtgtttttttctATGTGTGACAAGACAtaggggtcattccacctcaattcaacggattttagagaaaatttctgcttgaccatctcagatttgcttcaaacttttaccatctaaagagtaaccatttaaactaacttagccaaaatattagatcggtatacctaatacatccagagaaaaacatttttgaacatggtaccccccttctgatttttggcacattggcgccctcatctaaatctgcagcaaagttcagatgtcattatctcaaaaagtgttcaagataaagacttcaaatgttctgtgaataatgattgctacctatagattccacatattcattcgtaagtcgtatgtgttgacattgactgtgtttcaatcttgtgaaatcagaagaaaaattgcagatttctttctcacccccacattgggtgccccattacacaatttgtaaacaaaatgtttggcaaatggttatgtctctctacagaagtgtttaagctgtctttgaaaaagtaatgaagaggtgtctatattgcttttttgttggaagtattgtaacacaaaactgaaaaacaatcaatttggataatattgtatctccccattacagaggtatgacaagctataccaatgaattgaacacatctccagaaagagtatggaatgggctttcagactgtgaaatttcaagatggtattatggctatggttattgaaatgttatttttgaaatattggtctactataacaacacattgctgatatccatgaaca from Sardina pilchardus chromosome 7, fSarPil1.1, whole genome shotgun sequence encodes the following:
- the abt1 gene encoding activator of basal transcription 1, which produces MTTEQERYVKVTEDVTSDEITAEQTDLAKDVGQSECAAEVHIEDQEEEEEEEDGSEVDHEEDDGTADLGEEDQFLDEGDEQDLKSGKKTVPGIVYIGHIPPRLRPRYLRTMLGAYGEIGRIFLMPESRMIRRKKKKSGSNASSFTEGWVEFRDKRIAKRVAITLNNTPIGNRKKSRFAADLWSMKYLHRFNWCHLSERLAYEQTVYHQRMRTEITQAKKETNFYLASVEKSQTLDKIRKKKEKKGEKMEEKTWDFKQRRTEEEIQTGKTKKKGPSKKNLQKAQEKAKVIQQKAQSNTSLLAKIFNSGRAQD